A stretch of the Teretinema zuelzerae genome encodes the following:
- the metA gene encoding homoserine O-acetyltransferase MetA — protein sequence MPVKIPASLPAAKILTDENIFVMDDTRAMMQDIRPLKIAILNLMPTKEVTETQLLRLLGNTPLQIEVTLLTMASHQSSNTAKEYLEAFYRTFDSVKNDKYDGLIITGAPVENLPFEEVDYWNELTRIMDWSKTHVFSTLHICWGSQAALWHHYGVGKHALEEKTFGVFSHRVLNPHHKLVRGFDEAFLAPHSRHTTIRREDIDKVGELEILAESDEAGVFLVASRDGRSIFVSGHAEYDADTLAREYNRDVARGLKIEVPKHYYPDDNPEHFPPVMWRAHANLLFVNWLNYFVYQETPYHIEEIN from the coding sequence ATGCCTGTAAAAATTCCGGCCAGTTTACCCGCGGCGAAAATACTAACCGACGAGAACATCTTCGTGATGGACGATACGCGGGCGATGATGCAGGACATCCGTCCCCTTAAAATAGCGATTCTCAACCTGATGCCCACAAAGGAAGTGACAGAGACGCAGCTTCTCCGTTTGCTGGGAAACACGCCGCTTCAGATCGAGGTAACCCTGCTGACAATGGCCAGCCATCAGAGTTCCAACACCGCAAAAGAATATCTTGAAGCCTTTTACCGCACCTTCGACAGCGTTAAAAACGATAAATACGACGGCCTGATCATTACAGGCGCTCCGGTGGAAAATCTTCCCTTCGAAGAAGTCGACTACTGGAATGAATTAACCCGCATAATGGACTGGAGCAAAACGCACGTATTCAGCACCCTTCACATTTGCTGGGGATCCCAGGCGGCGCTCTGGCACCATTACGGCGTGGGAAAGCACGCGCTCGAGGAGAAAACCTTCGGCGTATTCAGCCACCGGGTTCTCAACCCGCACCATAAACTGGTTAGAGGCTTCGACGAAGCCTTCCTGGCGCCCCACAGCAGGCACACGACGATTCGCCGTGAAGACATTGATAAAGTGGGAGAACTGGAAATCCTGGCCGAGTCCGACGAAGCGGGAGTGTTCTTGGTCGCGAGCAGGGACGGCCGTTCCATATTCGTGTCCGGGCACGCCGAATACGACGCGGACACGCTCGCGCGGGAGTATAACCGGGACGTCGCGCGCGGGCTCAAGATAGAGGTGCCCAAGCACTATTATCCGGACGACAACCCCGAGCACTTTCCGCCGGTGATGTGGCGGGCTCACGCAAACCTCTTATTCGTGAACTGGCTCAACTATTTCGTATACCAGGAAACTCCGTATCATATAGAAGAAATCAACTGA
- a CDS encoding immunoglobulin-like domain-containing protein translates to MKKIYSFTVHIALALISLSLAGCFSPLSTLDSGVSDSPGKGVLRILMQDDPSLSENQLSGSSSSRALLPPSLLSEDRSIIDVVIYREEEPVFEKLGHPVAEILDITGLSVGVEHVVQIRVKTKADDLVASGSAPCVISASGSSVTIPLRRSFDGFGTLNVSYDLSSLPGIESASVAVYSLAAEVPSVVDVPAGSVSYVDGICSLAWSGMPSGRYLLVPSVLFDGRSQNVPVGDDLYAVVCDGALTGDKVITCDLSSMKKAALCWYVSDAPAAGNTGRRPDSPVSFAAAFSAAMDSPLVSPDFPAEIAFASSCDVDAVESFAVTKPLVLRRIASLGSELAVRNINSGAASFFTVAAGASLELRTGIELSSMGNPQEGGAVYVAGSASFILNGGAIRDSKASVSGGGVYVAEGGTFVIGMNGGVIANNIQSVNSMPDNLQAYPGSFIKDDYERMFAVFSPDMPGVSIPEWPLGTEEAFKRAMASYCQKIILLRDIELTIDSETDCFDLSNNASKDIVSAEGSVFRITPRGSVKAPLFKLSGSRYLSFVNVIVGPASLPAEPEIECAVQVENGAVFTLGSGAVIENFRSTGNGVVRLTQTYGSGGSLSLEGGIIRNCVGYNGGGVSIIGEGEIRIKSTASMPSITGNHATGSGGGVFSDAFSWESGVSFLDSEGYPVEVSDISQINPYIAGNTADIAPSSAWSNHTFASSTDEASVWKTWFLPDADFSTSFSNPDFIYTNMMLSIAHLLYETSISWSSSDPSTISVSGTTGTVTRPSTVAAPTPSPKVPVTLTATITKGSASLTKTFDVIVRPDAWVYYDMNGGTGTAPSDSFNYPPGSESNVIAISGLVMGPEVAGHPDVHQRFLGWSLDPDAVNPQLTTDTAFMITGDTTLYAVYTSDADPLGKIGTGGGHIFYYDSEDVHTGWTYLEAAPWESDPLYWGDVRSDYPPTTTALLGAGYENTADIYSFSTTYSAAVNACKTYTNNGKTDWYLPAANEIGQMYLNLHATGIAPFKNNTYWSSSISKPATSFIAEAFTVSDQTMAGYDMNSGYKYVRPVRRY, encoded by the coding sequence ATGAAAAAGATATATTCGTTCACCGTACATATCGCTCTTGCGTTGATTTCTCTTTCTCTTGCCGGCTGCTTCAGTCCCCTCTCTACCCTCGACTCCGGCGTCTCGGATTCCCCCGGAAAGGGAGTCCTCCGAATTCTGATGCAGGACGATCCTTCGTTATCGGAGAACCAGCTTTCAGGGTCGTCTTCGTCCCGCGCTCTTTTACCGCCCTCTCTTTTGTCCGAGGACCGGTCGATCATAGACGTTGTGATTTATAGAGAAGAAGAACCGGTATTCGAAAAACTCGGGCATCCTGTCGCTGAAATTCTCGATATAACCGGATTATCTGTCGGAGTCGAACACGTTGTTCAGATTCGAGTAAAGACGAAGGCTGACGATCTCGTCGCTTCGGGCTCCGCTCCCTGCGTTATTTCGGCTTCAGGCTCGAGCGTAACGATTCCCTTGCGAAGGTCTTTCGACGGGTTCGGCACGCTGAATGTGAGCTACGATCTTTCATCTTTGCCCGGTATCGAATCTGCCTCTGTTGCGGTGTATTCTCTTGCGGCGGAAGTTCCTTCTGTCGTCGATGTGCCTGCCGGATCCGTTTCGTATGTCGACGGAATCTGTTCGTTGGCGTGGTCCGGCATGCCGAGCGGCAGGTATCTGCTGGTTCCTTCCGTTCTTTTCGACGGTCGATCGCAGAATGTGCCGGTAGGCGACGATCTCTATGCCGTCGTGTGCGACGGAGCCCTTACCGGAGACAAGGTTATAACCTGCGATCTGTCGAGCATGAAAAAAGCCGCTCTGTGCTGGTATGTTTCGGATGCTCCTGCGGCCGGCAACACCGGGCGCCGCCCCGACTCTCCCGTTTCCTTCGCCGCGGCCTTCTCCGCCGCGATGGATTCCCCCCTCGTCAGTCCGGATTTTCCAGCGGAAATTGCTTTCGCTTCGTCCTGCGATGTCGATGCGGTAGAAAGCTTTGCCGTTACCAAACCCCTGGTTCTGCGGCGGATTGCCAGCCTCGGCTCTGAGCTCGCGGTGCGCAATATAAACTCGGGAGCAGCTTCCTTTTTCACTGTTGCCGCCGGCGCAAGCCTCGAGCTTCGGACAGGAATCGAGCTCTCCTCAATGGGAAATCCGCAAGAGGGCGGCGCGGTATATGTCGCCGGCTCTGCCTCCTTTATTCTGAACGGCGGCGCTATCCGCGATTCGAAGGCGTCTGTTTCTGGCGGCGGCGTATACGTTGCCGAAGGAGGAACCTTCGTTATCGGTATGAACGGCGGCGTAATCGCGAACAATATTCAATCCGTCAATTCGATGCCTGATAATCTGCAGGCGTATCCGGGGTCTTTCATCAAAGATGATTACGAACGGATGTTCGCGGTGTTTTCTCCCGACATGCCGGGCGTTTCGATACCCGAATGGCCTCTTGGAACCGAGGAGGCATTTAAAAGAGCCATGGCGAGTTACTGCCAAAAAATCATCCTTCTCCGGGACATCGAATTAACCATCGACTCCGAAACTGATTGCTTCGACTTGAGCAACAACGCAAGCAAGGATATCGTGTCCGCTGAAGGTTCTGTTTTCCGTATAACGCCCCGCGGATCGGTGAAAGCTCCCTTGTTCAAATTGAGCGGTTCAAGGTACCTCTCGTTCGTAAACGTCATCGTCGGACCCGCTTCGCTTCCCGCCGAACCGGAAATCGAATGCGCTGTGCAGGTTGAAAACGGAGCGGTCTTTACGCTCGGATCAGGCGCGGTAATCGAGAACTTCCGTTCAACGGGCAACGGCGTTGTCCGGCTGACGCAGACGTACGGTTCGGGCGGTTCTCTCTCTCTCGAAGGGGGCATTATCAGAAACTGCGTCGGGTATAACGGAGGCGGAGTCTCGATAATCGGCGAAGGCGAGATTCGCATCAAATCGACAGCGTCGATGCCGTCCATTACCGGAAACCACGCGACCGGTTCAGGCGGCGGCGTTTTCAGCGATGCTTTCAGTTGGGAATCAGGAGTATCGTTTTTAGACTCAGAGGGATATCCTGTGGAAGTCTCGGATATTTCACAAATCAACCCCTATATAGCCGGAAATACCGCTGACATTGCTCCCTCTTCTGCATGGTCGAACCATACCTTCGCCTCATCAACCGACGAAGCTTCAGTGTGGAAAACATGGTTCTTGCCGGATGCTGATTTTTCTACGAGCTTTTCGAACCCCGATTTTATCTACACTAATATGATGTTGAGCATTGCCCACTTATTATATGAAACCTCTATTTCCTGGAGTTCAAGCGATCCGTCGACAATAAGCGTATCAGGCACAACGGGGACCGTTACCCGGCCTTCTACAGTCGCCGCGCCGACGCCGTCTCCAAAGGTGCCGGTAACTCTCACCGCGACGATAACAAAAGGTTCCGCATCGTTAACCAAAACATTCGATGTCATCGTACGGCCGGACGCATGGGTGTATTACGACATGAACGGAGGCACGGGAACGGCTCCCTCCGATTCGTTTAACTATCCTCCCGGATCAGAGAGTAATGTCATAGCCATTTCGGGCCTGGTTATGGGTCCGGAAGTGGCAGGCCATCCCGATGTGCATCAGCGTTTCCTCGGTTGGTCTCTCGATCCCGATGCTGTCAATCCTCAGCTTACTACCGATACTGCCTTTATGATTACCGGCGATACGACTCTCTACGCGGTGTACACCTCCGACGCAGATCCTCTCGGCAAGATCGGAACGGGCGGGGGGCACATCTTCTATTACGATTCGGAAGACGTTCATACTGGATGGACATACCTGGAAGCGGCGCCGTGGGAATCCGACCCTCTATATTGGGGTGATGTTCGTTCGGATTATCCTCCGACCACAACGGCCCTCTTGGGCGCTGGTTATGAGAATACCGCAGATATCTATTCGTTCTCCACAACATATTCAGCTGCGGTTAACGCATGTAAGACATATACGAACAATGGGAAAACTGATTGGTATCTTCCGGCGGCAAATGAAATCGGCCAGATGTATCTCAACTTGCATGCGACCGGAATCGCACCGTTCAAGAACAATACGTATTGGTCTTCGTCTATTAGCAAACCCGCCACCTCGTTTATTGCTGAAGCGTTTACCGTCAGCGATCAAACTATGGCCGGGTACGATATGAACTCAGGATATAAATACGTCCGTCCTGTTCGCCGCTACTAG
- a CDS encoding putative ABC transporter permease — MSNSVLFLYFIIYSVIGWISEVVYCSLIEKKFVNRGFLRGPLCPIYGFGGLLVVFALEPFAGNPVALFFAAAALTTALEYATGWALEAIFNTKWWDYSRWRFNLHGRICLVNSLMFGVMGFLGVYYLHPLIERVVALVPPPAARIAAAVLFGAVSLDFFLTLRDLVNFADRLAMLGEYMEGVRESLSSRDWFDELDLKKSLELMKERVLQDRSELNVRLAERLEFLVQRSKDMRRLMRAFPGMRSRRHNAQLDLFKKLHRIGERIRRRDEA; from the coding sequence GTGAGCAATTCTGTCCTCTTTTTGTATTTCATTATTTACAGCGTAATCGGATGGATTTCCGAAGTCGTATACTGTTCGCTGATTGAAAAAAAGTTCGTCAACAGGGGCTTTCTCCGCGGGCCTTTGTGCCCTATTTACGGTTTCGGCGGGCTCCTGGTCGTATTCGCCCTCGAGCCCTTCGCCGGAAACCCTGTCGCGCTTTTCTTCGCGGCAGCGGCTCTAACTACCGCTCTGGAATACGCGACCGGCTGGGCGCTGGAAGCTATTTTCAATACGAAGTGGTGGGATTACTCCCGCTGGCGCTTTAATCTCCACGGGCGCATCTGCCTGGTCAATTCTCTCATGTTCGGCGTTATGGGCTTCCTCGGGGTGTATTATCTGCACCCTCTGATCGAAAGAGTCGTCGCACTCGTGCCGCCGCCCGCCGCCCGCATAGCCGCGGCCGTTCTCTTCGGAGCGGTGTCGCTGGACTTTTTCCTTACCCTCCGCGATCTCGTCAATTTCGCCGACCGGCTCGCCATGCTCGGCGAATATATGGAAGGCGTGCGGGAGTCCCTCTCCTCGCGCGACTGGTTCGACGAGCTTGACCTAAAGAAGAGTCTTGAGCTGATGAAGGAGCGGGTGCTGCAGGACAGGAGCGAACTCAACGTGCGGCTCGCCGAGCGGCTTGAGTTCCTCGTTCAGCGGTCGAAGGATATGCGCCGCCTCATGCGCGCCTTCCCGGGAATGCGGAGCCGCAGGCATAACGCCCAGCTCGACCTGTTCAAGAAGCTTCACCGCATCGGCGAAAGAATCCGCCGCCGCGATGAAGCGTAA